A genomic window from Exiguobacterium acetylicum DSM 20416 includes:
- a CDS encoding ABC transporter ATP-binding protein: MIEFKNVGKQFKDNVVLKGLSLEIQKGELVVFIGPSGCGKTTSLKMINRLIEPSSGTILVNGKDIMKTDTIELRRHMGYVIQQTGLFPHMTVRENIQLIAGLEGKNHDEMDQRTEQLLTMVGLDPKQFIDRYPSELSGGQQQRVGFARALMNDPDVILMDEPFSALDPVTRNDLQEELFNLQEEVKKTIVFVTHDMDEAIKLADRICIMRDGEIVQFDTPEEILRHPKDEYVESFIGKNKIWSSPEFIKAEDIMIEDPVSISGKRTLLQGIEIMRGRKVDSLLITDRDRVLQGLIKLKNIQTIPDKSQRIEEVMEGEIIAVNEHDSLLDVLEVMNQEETGYLPVTDATGKLRGLITRSSLLSVLSEQFIHEEEVQ, from the coding sequence ATGATCGAATTCAAAAACGTCGGTAAGCAGTTTAAGGACAATGTCGTCTTGAAAGGCTTATCGCTCGAGATTCAAAAGGGTGAACTCGTTGTTTTCATCGGACCAAGTGGCTGTGGGAAAACGACGTCACTTAAGATGATCAATCGACTGATCGAACCTTCTTCAGGCACGATTTTGGTCAACGGGAAGGACATCATGAAGACGGACACGATCGAATTAAGACGTCATATGGGATATGTCATTCAGCAAACCGGCTTGTTCCCTCACATGACGGTCCGGGAAAACATTCAATTGATTGCTGGGCTTGAGGGCAAGAACCACGATGAGATGGATCAACGGACAGAACAACTGTTGACGATGGTCGGGCTTGATCCAAAACAATTCATCGATCGTTATCCGAGCGAACTCAGTGGTGGACAACAACAGCGTGTCGGTTTCGCGCGTGCTCTGATGAATGATCCTGATGTTATCTTGATGGATGAGCCGTTCAGTGCACTTGATCCCGTTACTCGTAACGATCTACAGGAAGAGCTCTTTAACTTGCAAGAAGAAGTGAAAAAGACGATTGTTTTCGTCACCCATGATATGGATGAAGCGATCAAGTTAGCGGATCGGATATGTATCATGCGTGATGGGGAGATCGTTCAGTTCGATACTCCAGAAGAAATCTTACGTCATCCAAAAGATGAATATGTCGAATCGTTCATCGGAAAAAATAAGATCTGGAGTAGTCCAGAATTTATTAAGGCAGAAGACATCATGATCGAGGACCCGGTTTCAATCAGTGGCAAACGGACGTTGCTGCAGGGAATTGAAATCATGCGTGGACGCAAAGTCGACAGCCTGTTAATCACCGATCGTGACCGTGTCTTACAAGGGCTGATTAAGTTGAAGAACATCCAGACGATTCCGGATAAGAGCCAACGGATCGAAGAAGTCATGGAGGGCGAGATCATCGCCGTCAATGAACATGATTCGTTGCTTGATGTCCTTGAGGTCATGAACCAGGAAGAGACAGGTTATCTGCCGGTAACGGATGCAACTGGAAAACTCAGAGGATTGATCACACGTAGTAGCTTACTTTCCGTCTTGAGTGAGCAATTCATTCATGAGGAGGAAGTCCAATGA